A stretch of the Medicago truncatula cultivar Jemalong A17 chromosome 5, MtrunA17r5.0-ANR, whole genome shotgun sequence genome encodes the following:
- the LOC11430295 gene encoding uncharacterized protein, whose amino-acid sequence MALYLDEEEIWKCLKHPSKRRKIGICPVCLRERLAALCPDCANVRPCSCYASTSSSSSASSSFSRFSVTGDGVGAVGKVNNLIDREPPLRRSRSMAIPFLRSRSRFSGAGGDKELVPDRDSPAINGSKSARSFWSIFKAHKSNSNRGSESERDWEMKKVLTEEIDGDVSRKAAVMARSRSVAVTAVSAGDGEFRAAPRSKGKGWFFPSPMKVFRQSKASKVVQERSPLYRG is encoded by the coding sequence ATGGCGTTGTATCTCGACGAAGAAGAGATATGGAAATGTCTAAAACACCCTTCAAAGCGAAGGAAGATTGGTATTTGTCCAGTTTGTCTCCGTGAACGTCTCGCTGCTCTCTGTCCTGACTGCGCTAACGTGCGCCCGTGTTCTTGTTACGcttcaacttcatcttcttcatcggCGTCTTCATCGTTTTCTCGATTTTCCGTCACCGGCGACGGCGTCGGAGCGGTTGGTAAAGTTAACAATCTCATCGATCGTGAGCCTCCGCTACGACGCTCTCGGTCTATGGCGATTCCGTTTCTCCGATCGCGATCGAGATTCTCCGGCGCCGGCGGAGATAAAGAATTGGTACCTGATAGAGATTCTCCGGCGATTAACGGAAGCAAGTCAGCGAGGTCGTTTTGGTCAATTTTCAAGGCACATAAGAGTAACAGTAACAGAGGGAGTGAATCGGAGCGAGATTGGGAGATGAAGAAGGTGTTGACGGAGGAAATCGACGGTGATGTGAGTAGAAAGGCGGCGGTTATGGCTAGGTCAAGGTCGGTTGCTGTAACGGCGGTTTCTGCCGGTGACGGAGAATTTAGAGCGGCGCCACGTTCGAAGGGAAAGGGATGGTTCTTTCCGAGTCCGATGAAGGTTTTCCGGCAATCGAAAGCTTCTAAAGTTGTTCAGGAACGTTCTCCTTTGTATAGaggttga